A genome region from Aphelocoma coerulescens isolate FSJ_1873_10779 chromosome Z unlocalized genomic scaffold, UR_Acoe_1.0 ChrZ, whole genome shotgun sequence includes the following:
- the SPINK4 gene encoding serine protease inhibitor Kazal-type 4 isoform X2, translating to MDGAPIEGGAEINEGSGLRRPVCEDLVHLQACPLLYLPICGSDGNTYANECQLCVERMKTRQDIRILKHGECQDT from the exons ATGGATGGAGCTCCAATAGAAGGAG GGGCAGAGATTAATGAAGGGAGTGGCCTGAGAAGG CCGGTGTGTGAAGACCTGGTTCACCTGCAGGCCTGCCCCCTCCTGTACTTGCCCATTTGCGGGAGCGATGGGAATACCTATGCCAATGAATGCCAGCTCTGTGTGGAAAGAAT GAAAACCAGGCAAGACATCCGGATTTTGAAACATGGGGAGTGTCAAGATACCTGA
- the SPINK4 gene encoding serine protease inhibitor Kazal-type 4 isoform X1, with protein sequence MPARELLLLLVAAMATLIAARGAEINEGSGLRRPVCEDLVHLQACPLLYLPICGSDGNTYANECQLCVERMKTRQDIRILKHGECQDT encoded by the exons ATGCCTGCGAGGGAGCTGCTGCTACTGCTGGTGGCGGCAATGGCGACTCTCATTGCTGCCAGAG GGGCAGAGATTAATGAAGGGAGTGGCCTGAGAAGG CCGGTGTGTGAAGACCTGGTTCACCTGCAGGCCTGCCCCCTCCTGTACTTGCCCATTTGCGGGAGCGATGGGAATACCTATGCCAATGAATGCCAGCTCTGTGTGGAAAGAAT GAAAACCAGGCAAGACATCCGGATTTTGAAACATGGGGAGTGTCAAGATACCTGA